In Nitrospirota bacterium, one genomic interval encodes:
- a CDS encoding oxidoreductase has translation MADKPKFAMYWAAACGGCDIALLGINEKILDFAEAFEPVFWPCVMDGKKSDIEGLADGALALTFFNGAIRTEEDEAMARLLRKKSAVFVAFGSCAVEGCMPGLSNLSSADDHLITVYLDNPSTTVTDPAVVPRLSTRVAEGELRLPGLYDTVRSVRQTVDIDYMIPGCPPEAHQLEAVMELFMGTSGLPEKGAVLGAGTRALCEECPRIRSWTGREQRRLRFRRLYEIIPDSTRCLIDQGIVCMGPATRGGCTALCPGANMPCIGCYGAPAGVADQGAAMLSALASITDAGSAGQPEEAMQREVEAAFEPIVDPVGTFYKFSLAHALLNRARPASPVTDEAADRKGKGRA, from the coding sequence ATGGCGGACAAGCCGAAGTTCGCCATGTACTGGGCCGCAGCGTGCGGGGGGTGCGATATCGCCCTGCTCGGCATAAACGAAAAGATCCTCGATTTTGCCGAGGCCTTCGAGCCGGTCTTCTGGCCCTGCGTCATGGACGGCAAAAAGAGCGATATCGAAGGCCTTGCCGACGGCGCTCTCGCGCTCACCTTCTTCAACGGCGCTATCCGTACCGAAGAAGACGAGGCAATGGCCCGTTTGCTCAGGAAGAAATCCGCCGTCTTTGTCGCGTTCGGCTCCTGCGCTGTCGAAGGCTGCATGCCGGGTCTCTCGAATCTCTCTTCCGCGGACGACCACCTGATCACGGTCTATCTCGACAACCCGAGCACCACAGTGACCGATCCCGCGGTCGTCCCGCGCCTGAGCACCCGGGTGGCGGAGGGCGAGCTGCGGCTCCCCGGCCTCTACGATACGGTCAGGAGCGTGCGCCAGACCGTGGATATCGATTATATGATCCCCGGCTGTCCTCCCGAGGCGCACCAGCTCGAAGCAGTTATGGAGCTCTTCATGGGCACGAGCGGGCTTCCGGAGAAGGGCGCCGTGCTCGGAGCGGGAACCAGGGCGCTCTGCGAGGAGTGTCCCCGGATCAGGAGCTGGACCGGGCGTGAACAGCGCAGGCTCCGCTTCCGCCGCCTCTACGAGATAATACCCGACAGCACGCGCTGCCTCATCGACCAGGGCATCGTCTGCATGGGGCCCGCCACCAGGGGAGGATGCACTGCTCTCTGCCCCGGGGCGAACATGCCCTGCATCGGGTGTTACGGCGCCCCGGCCGGCGTGGCTGACCAGGGCGCGGCCATGCTCTCGGCATTGGCATCCATCACCGATGCGGGGTCCGCCGGGCAGCCGGAAGAGGCGATGCAGCGTGAAGTCGAAGCCGCGTTCGAGCCGATTGTGGACCCGGTCGGCACGTTCTACAAATTCAGCCTCGCCCACGCGCTCCTGAACAGGGCCCGGCCGGCCTCTCCTGTCACGGATGAGGCGGCGGACCGGAAAGGCAAGGGACGGGCGTGA
- a CDS encoding hydrogenase iron-sulfur subunit — MSEPFEPVIVGFFCTWCTYRAADLAGTARLRYAPNLRIIRVMCSGRVEPQFVLKAFREGADGVLIAGCHPGECHYQSGNLRTLRRFHLLKKLAGQLGIEEERLRLVWLSASEGAVLADTVNAMTGRLKRLGPLGIAGRRSGTAALQGER; from the coding sequence ATGAGCGAGCCTTTTGAACCGGTCATCGTCGGCTTCTTCTGCACCTGGTGCACCTACCGTGCGGCGGACCTGGCGGGCACCGCGCGGCTCCGGTATGCGCCGAACCTCCGCATCATACGGGTCATGTGCAGCGGAAGGGTAGAGCCGCAGTTCGTGCTCAAGGCATTCAGGGAGGGCGCCGACGGCGTCCTGATCGCGGGATGCCATCCGGGAGAGTGCCACTACCAGAGCGGCAACCTGCGCACCCTCCGCCGCTTCCATCTGTTGAAGAAGCTCGCCGGTCAGCTCGGCATAGAGGAAGAGCGGCTCCGGCTCGTCTGGCTCTCGGCCTCGGAGGGAGCGGTGCTCGCGGATACGGTCAATGCCATGACCGGGCGGTTGAAGAGGCTCGGCCCGCTCGGGATCGCTGGCCGCAGGAGCGGGACCGCCGCGCTGCAGGGAGAGCGGTGA